A stretch of Bacillus pseudomycoides DNA encodes these proteins:
- a CDS encoding HBL/NHE enterotoxin family protein, whose protein sequence is MKKTLITGLLITAISTSCLTPISAFAESNQSEFKQTSIQNITARNTLSNSIRTLGANTPLIQAYGLVILQQPDIKVSAMSSLTGFQKIAKTNVREWVDEYNPKLMDLNQEMMRYSTRFNSYYSKLYDLAGKVNEDEQAKTDFVSAFGRLHSQSQTIQDDMEQTLLELNRFKVLLDKDNASLSQKAETAIQSLKGSNGDIVQIRADIKRIQEEIQAELTKILNRPNEIIKGSINIGKQVFTITNQTAQTKTVDFVSIGSLSDEIVNAADSQTREAANRIQQKQKELLPLIQKLSQSEIQVTEITFIEDQVKSFTELINRQITTLEYLINDWKSVNETMLQMKENLATGVSIDSSTLQKQFSQLKRLNDEMAKQTKQFEDYVTNVMVH, encoded by the coding sequence GTGAAAAAAACTTTAATCACAGGCTTATTGATTACAGCAATATCTACAAGTTGCCTAACGCCTATAAGTGCTTTCGCAGAAAGTAATCAATCAGAATTTAAACAAACAAGTATTCAAAACATTACGGCTAGAAATACATTATCAAATTCGATAAGAACTTTAGGGGCAAACACTCCTTTAATACAAGCTTACGGATTAGTCATTTTACAACAGCCAGATATTAAAGTAAGTGCTATGAGTAGTTTGACAGGTTTTCAAAAGATTGCAAAAACGAATGTCCGTGAATGGGTAGATGAGTATAATCCGAAATTAATGGATCTAAATCAAGAAATGATGAGATATAGTACAAGATTTAATAGCTATTATAGTAAATTATATGATTTAGCTGGAAAAGTGAATGAAGATGAACAAGCAAAAACAGATTTTGTAAGCGCTTTTGGTAGACTCCATAGTCAATCACAAACAATTCAAGATGATATGGAACAAACTTTACTTGAGTTAAATCGCTTTAAAGTTTTATTGGATAAAGATAATGCAAGTCTATCTCAAAAGGCTGAAACAGCAATTCAATCATTAAAGGGCTCAAATGGAGATATTGTACAAATAAGAGCGGATATTAAAAGAATTCAAGAAGAGATTCAAGCGGAACTTACAAAGATTTTAAATCGACCAAATGAAATTATTAAAGGCTCAATTAATATTGGGAAACAAGTTTTTACAATTACGAATCAAACAGCTCAGACAAAAACAGTAGATTTTGTATCGATTGGATCTCTTAGCGATGAAATTGTAAATGCTGCAGATAGTCAAACAAGAGAAGCTGCGAATAGAATTCAGCAGAAGCAAAAAGAATTACTACCACTTATTCAAAAGTTATCACAATCTGAAATTCAAGTAACTGAAATTACATTTATTGAAGATCAGGTAAAAAGTTTTACGGAGCTAATTAATAGACAAATTACAACTTTGGAGTATTTGATAAATGATTGGAAGTCAGTGAATGAAACTATGCTTCAAATGAAAGAGAATCTTGCAACAGGTGTTTCTATTGATAGTAGTACACTCCAAAAACAATTTAGTCAACTTAAAAGATTAAATGATGAGATGGCTAAACAAACGAAGCAATTTGAAGATTACGTGACAAATGTAATGGTACATTAA